A genomic window from Spodoptera frugiperda isolate SF20-4 chromosome 29, AGI-APGP_CSIRO_Sfru_2.0, whole genome shotgun sequence includes:
- the LOC118268525 gene encoding xaa-Pro aminopeptidase 1: MWTLKLLQLATAAAIITVCGGARLSAQLPPTTTTVSLTPSMSPVPLTILQEQPTQPVPPVCADAIDVNNPLGRLRSAMRNSAYTQMNAFFDAFVIFYTDEHLSEEPHKSERRLEYVSGWDGSGTGAVLADGGAAIWVPSGDVRRARATLTCAWLVIDGDDPSQPTIAEWISERLSRSGRVGGDARLTSMGEWQVLSTALQREGLQLVHIPTLVDQLWNEEPDPDRTRPDFPKTVAKNYEIEHAGLSWRDKVALVRSELHAMGADAMIVTALDEVAWLLNVRGRDLPFARLLKAFVYITLREVKVFVPPGKLSVHVRDALLYNCFGNNCTKVNEYTSIYSELRRLPDTKILIPAAGTFQRGASAAIAQSVPPAKRMFLLSPIIYLKAQKNEAEVKGMKKAHLWDAVAMCTLLSYLESKSALSEISVERTVDITRDTQAGYIGPAMKTRVAFGVNAADPDYRATNASNKLITKNATLVIQSGGQYDEGTTIVTRTVHYGMPTREEKRVYTTVMRSLAAIAGLRIPSTLPAAHVDPVARAPLWAAKQDYPHLTGHGVGAALCRKEDPVVIDYRQDTNLHTLREGYFITAEPGWYETGKYGVRLGNVLEVVLRPNGYLGFQEATLLPYEPKLIDRSMLTEYEILWLNDYNDRIRKEVGPELKSRGLTDVLYWMMNKTVPIELPSKAKKLVSSSTEHSAKISVLLISIMLLYFV, translated from the exons ATGTGGACGCTGAAACTGTTGCAGTTGGCGACAGCCGCCGCAATAATTACAG TATGTGGTGGTGCTCGTTTGTCGGCGCAGTTGCCTCCTACAACGACGACGGTGTCACTGACACCATCGATGTCTCCAGTGCCGCTCACCATTCTGCAGGAGCAGCCGACGCAGCCGGTCCCTCCCGTCTGTGCCGACGCTATTGATGTCAACAACCCGCTAGGAAGGCTACGTAGCGCTATGAGAAACTCCGCTTATACACAAATGAACGCATTCTTTGATGCTTTTGTTATATTCTATACTGATGAGCATTTG AGCGAGGAGCCCCACAAATCGGAACGGCGATTAGAATACGTCAGTGGGTGGGACGGGTCCGGCACGGGTGCCGTACTGGCAGACGGCGGCGCTGCCATATGGGTGCCGTCCGGCGACGTACGGCGAGCCAGGGCCACGCTCACCTGCGCATGGCTGGTCATCGATGGTGATGACCCTAGTCAGCCAACTATAGCCGAATGGATTTCT GAGCGGTTATCTCGCAGTGGTCGTGTGGGGGGTGACGCTCGCCTGACGTCGATGGGCGAGTGGCAAGTGTTGTCCACAGCCCTACAGCGTGAGGGGCTGCAACTGGTGCACATTCCGACTCTGGTTGACCAGCTTTGGAACGAAGAGCCTGACCCAGACCGCACTCGACCCGACTTCCCCAAAACTGTCgccaaaaattatgaaatagaGCACGCTG GTCTCAGTTGGCGTGACAAAGTGGCCCTGGTTCGAAGTGAGCTGCACGCCATGGGAGCCGATGCTATGATCGTGACGGCACTGGACGAAGTAGCTTGGTTGTTGAACGTGCGGGGAAGGGACCTGCCTTTTGCCAGATTACTGAAAGCCTTCGTGTACATCACCCTGCGCGAAGTCAAGGTGTTCGTGCCACCAGGAAAGCTCTCCGTGCATGTACGGGACGCGCTCCTGTATAACTGTTTTGGCAACAACTGCACCAA GGTAAATGAGTATACAAGCATATACTCAGAACTGCGACGGCTACCAGACACCAAGATCCTGATTCCTGCAGCGGGCACGTTCCAGCGCGGTGCGTCCGCGGCTATAGCTCAGAGCGTTCCGCCTGCCAAGCGCATGTTCCTGCTGTCTCCCATCATATACCTGAAGGCCCAGAAGAACGAGGCTGAAGTGAAGGGAATGAAAAAAGCTCACTTGTGGGATGCCGTTGCCATGTGCACTTTGCTCAGTTATCTTGAG AGTAAATCAGCACTAAGTGAAATATCAGTGGAGCGCACGGTGGATATAACCCGCGACACGCAGGCGGGTTACATTGGACCTGCCATGAAGACACGCGTCGCTTTTGGTGTAAACGCCGCAGATCCCGACTACCGAGCGACGAATGCCTCCAACAAACTTATCACCAAGAATGCCACGCTCGTTATACAGTCTGGAGGACAGTACGAtg AGGGGACAACAATAGTGACTCGTACAGTACACTATGGAATGCCAACACGCGAGGAAAAACGGGTGTACACGACGGTGATGCGATCCTTGGCAGCAATAGCAGGGTTACGCATCCCATCCACGTTGCCCGCGGCTCACGTCGACCCAGTAGCTCGGGCCCCACTTTGGGCTGCCAAACAGGACTACCCCCATCTTACTGGACATGGAGTCGGCGCTGCCCTGTGTCGCAAAGAAG ATCCGGTTGTAATTGACTACAGACAAGACACCAATCTGCATACGCTACGGGAAGGATATTTTATTACAGCCG aACCAGGATGGTATGAGACTGGCAAATACGGAGTGCGTTTAGGAAATGTGCTGGAGGTGGTGTTGAGGCCGAACGGCTACTTAGGATTCCAAGAGGCAACTCTCTTGCCGTACGAGCCGAAGTTAATAGACAGGAGTATGCTAACTGAGTATGAG ATTTTATGGTTGAATGATTACAATGATAGGATAAGAAAGGAAGTCGGGCCAGAACTGAAGTCCCGGGGCCTCACCGACGTCTTATACTGGATGATGAACAAGACTGTGCCCATCGAACTGCCTTCTAAAGCCAAGAAACTAGTCAGTAGCTCCACTGAACACAGTGCGAAGATCTCTGTACTTCTAATAtccattatgttattatattttgtgtaa